A stretch of the Hydra vulgaris chromosome 09, alternate assembly HydraT2T_AEP genome encodes the following:
- the LOC136085309 gene encoding uncharacterized protein LOC136085309, whose amino-acid sequence MTDSNTYNQESNFNEIVELERQINGRASYKKATIESIETIKRMVANKEKNVDISQATGLSLRTVQNWVMKLSNNPDAKPKKRGPVAKINTDRRREIELFVSANNSLTAIDIGELISEENKCSTTTIKRELKNMGYTRKRLKPIVAARNSAMVIGQRFLYCTHVSSINDNDIIFIDETGFNLHQSRHHGYALSGSTPYITVPTQRGRNISLICAISVEGIISFQMKVGSFDAVSTKEWIENSLIPALNNRRYIIIMDNARFHHSAIVTSAIQNGMCVVHFLPPYSPQLNPIEELFGVIKNRYNRIMPRPATTGDMEMEISNILLTSRNESLQGFYTHMREWVVRGIQRNEFI is encoded by the coding sequence atgaCAGATTCAAATACATATAATCAAGaatcaaattttaatgaaatagttGAGTTAGAGAGGCAAATCAATGGTCGTGCTTCTTATAAGAAAGCAACTATTGAAAGCATTGAAACAATAAAGAGGATGGTagctaataaagaaaaaaacgttGATATTTCACAAGCTACTGGGCTTTCTTTAAGAACAGTCCAAAATTGGGTAATGAAACTTTCAAATAATCCCGATGCTAAACCAAAAAAACGTGGACCTGTTGCGAAGATTAATACTGACCGTAGAAGAGAAATTGAACTGTTTGTATCGGCAAATAATTCCCTTACAGCAATAGATATAGGTGAATTAATATCCGAAGAAAATAAATGCTCCACAACAACTATAAagagagaattaaaaaatatgggtTATACTAGAAAGAGATTAAAACCAATTGTGGCTGCAAGAAACTCAGCGATGGTTATAGGACAGAGATTTCTATATTGTACTCATGTTTCTTCtattaatgataatgatataatttttattgatgaaaccgGTTTTAACCTTCATCAATCAAGACATCATGGATATGCATTAAGTGGGAGTACACCTTATATCACTGTACCAACACAAAGGGGAAGAAATATAAGCCTTATATGTGCTATTTCCGTGGAAGGTATTATATCATTTCAAATGAAAGTAGGATCTTTTGATGCTGTCAGTACGAAAGAATGGATTGAAAATTCATTGATTCCAGCCCTAAATAATCGAAGGTATATTATCATTATGGATAATGCTCGATTTCATCATTCAGCTATTGTAACTTCTGCAATTCAAAATGGAATGTGTGTTGTTCACTTTCTCCCACCCTATAGTCCGCAACTTAATCCCATTGAAGAGCTTTTTGgggtaataaaaaatagatacaaTAGAATTATGCCAAGACCAGCAACAACGGGGGATATGGAAATGGAAATAtcaaatattcttttaacaTCTCGTAATGAATCACTACAAGGATTTTATACACATATGCGTGAATGGGTAGTAAGAGGAATCCAACGGAATGAAttcatttaa
- the LOC136085308 gene encoding uncharacterized protein LOC136085308, with protein sequence MMEQINEGILEMAPEKPTGEIIHYVPHQAVVKENAKSTKMRIVYDCSARKDAQSPSLNDCLEVGPSLQPLIFDILVRNRMNKLCVLADVKKAFLQIRIHEMDRDAQRLIWYKDLKNMELTDLRFTRVIFGSSSSPYILGATIKKHISKYKDIYPKTVLALEEDTYVDDIQAGGETEDELIRFKNESTQILMKAGFQLHKWHSNVSKLESNAEGRSTKILGIPWNKETDQLSIDFTACINSGDKEVITKRKMLSAINSVFDVLGFSAPILITGKILYSRLCLLKLGWDQQIPYELSEEWKTWIKAIRIKRTISIPRSVLSERSIEMELHGFSDASKSAVCACIYIAVSHRYSKTSNLLVAKARIAPRDLSIPRLELVAAHTLSKLMNHVRKTLNKYNIIEVYHWVDSTAVLYWLKERGSWSQFVRNRVQQILLNAEVKWLYVPTKENPSDLGTRGVSPEKLTSLWFNGPIWLKHKENWPIQPEIFETPNALCETIHLRENVSMATEEIKGLHIFKEILSKHKYWKIIRISSFIKRFIYNCRNEEKITGPLNAEEMIEAELVNLKLLQEAVAIKSNVELKQDEKQLWRCHGKVSGYNPIFVPKGFQLTLKIIEYHHAKTLHGGVGDTMSSIRERFWIPNLRVAVKKVIRECNLCKRYRVKPLLPPTRAMLPRFRTENIEPFTVTGVDFAGPLKYKAQGKLVEKCYVALFTCACTRAVYLRLCHDLTAGEFQRILKEFVVRKGPPQMMISDNAKTFVATGKWLLTLKKDENLANYLATTAIKWRFNLSRAPWWGGLFERLIGIMKKSLSKTIGKGILNFFELEEVLLDVECVMNNRPLCYQGDQFDKQVLTPNVLMRGRPAVLLEEDIDLITRDDCALRRIKFVKSCKNHLRKRWMNEYVHAMEERQQAREKRGNVKLPEVGSMVLIKDDVKDKALLNIGRIENNIKGKDGVIRGFKIRLGNGYVIERPIQLVCDLEMGCGAESGIESEENLETKAEEDTLKREPRQAKLNARQIISSIMEDEMAD encoded by the coding sequence ATGATGGAACAGATCAATGAGGGAATATTGGAAATGGCACCAGAAAAACCTACGGGAGAAATTATTCACTACGTTCCTCATCAAGCAGTAGTCAAGGAAAATGCCAAGTCAACAAAAATGAGAATTGTTTATGATTGTTCAGCTAGAAAAGACGCTCAGTCACCTTCATTAAACGACTGTCTAGAAGTGGGACCATCGCTGCAACCATTAATTTTTGACATACTCGTACGAAATCGAATGAATAAACTCTGCGTTTTAGCTGACGTGAAGAAGGCGTTTCTACAAATTCGAATACACGAAATGGATAGAGACGCACAACGCTTAATTTGGTATAAGGACTTGAAGAATATGGAATTAACGGATTTACGATTTACAAGGGTGATTTTTGGTTCAAGTTCAAGCCCTTACATTCTTGGTGCTACCATTAAAAAGCATATATCAAAATACAAGGACATTTATCCTAAAACGGTGCTTGCTTTGGAAGAAGATACTTATGTCGATGATATACAAGCAGGTGGAGAAACGGAAGATGAACTTATCaggtttaaaaatgaatcaacgCAAATCTTAATGAAAGCTGGGTTCCAGCTGCACAAATGGCATAGCAACGTGAGCAAATTGGAAAGCAACGCTGAGGGCAGATCAACAAAAATACTTGGGATTCCTTGGAACAAAGAAACGGATCAACTATCGATTGACTTTACTGCTTGCATCAATAGTGGAGATAAAGAAGTGATAACAAAAAGGAAAATGCTATCCGCCATTAACAGTGTTTTTGACGTATTGGGATTTAGTGCACCTATTTTAATCACTGGAAAAATATTATACAGTCGGCTATGCTTGTTAAAACTCGGATGGGATCAACAAATTCCATATGAACTTTCAGAAGAATGGAAGACCTGGATCAAGGCAATACGAATTAAAAGAACTATTTCAATTCCGCGGAGCGTTCTGTCTGAAAGAAGTATTGAAATGGAGCTCCATGGATTTTCAGATGCAAGTAAATCAGCAGTATGTGCATGCATCTACATTGCAGTGAGCCACCGATATTCGAAAACCAGTAACTTACTTGTAGCGAAAGCACGGATCGCACCAAGGGATCTTAGTATTCCTAGACTGGAGCTGGTAGCAGCACACACCTTGAGCAAGTTAATGAATCACGTTAGGAAGACATTGAACAAGTATAATATTATTGAAGTATATCATTGGGTTGACAGTACTGCAGTACTTTATTGGTTAAAAGAAAGGGGCAGTTGGTCACAATTTGTCAGGAACCGAGTTCAACAGATATTATTAAATGCAGAAGTAAAATGGCTTTATGTCCCAACAAAAGAAAACCCAAGTGATCTTGGAACAAGAGGAGTAAGTCCTGAGAAACTAACAAGTTTGTGGTTCAATGGACCTATATGGTTAAAACACAAAGAAAATTGGCCAATTCAACCAGAAATATTTGAAACGCCGAACGCATTATGTGAAACTATTCATTTAAGAGAGAACGTCAGTATGGCAACAGAAGAAATAAAGGGACTTCATATATTTAAGGAAATATTGAGTAAACACAAGTATTGGAAAATCATAAGAATATCATCTTTcataaaaaggtttatttacaattgtcggaatgaagaaaaaataacagGACCACTGAATGCTGAAGAGATGATAGAAGCGGAGTTGGTGAATCTTAAGTTACTACAAGAAGCTGTTGCGATAAAGTCCAATGTGGAACTTAAACAGGATGAAAAACAGCTTTGGAGGTGTCATGGAAAAGTCTCTGGGTATAATCCAATATTTGTACCAAAAGGTTTTCAACTAActctaaaaattattgagtaTCATCACGCGAAAACGTTACACGGGGGAGTAGGAGATACAATGAGTAGCATTAGAGAAAGATTTTGGATACCAAATTTGAGAGTTGCTGTAAAGAAGGTCATTCGTGAATGCAATCTATGTAAGAGATATAGAGTGAAACCGCTGTTACCGCCAACAAGAGCAATGTTACCACGTTTTAGAACTGAAAATATCGAACCGTTTACGGTTACAGGTGTTGATTTTGCCGGTCCGCTAAAGTATAAAGCGCAAGGGAAGTTGgttgaaaaatgttatgttGCACTGTTTACATGCGCATGTACAAGAGCTGTCTACCTTAGACTTTGTCATGACCTAACGGCAGGAGAATTTCAGAGAATTTTAAAGGAGTTTGTTGTAAGAAAAGGACCACCACAAATGATGATTAGTGATAACGCAAAAACGTTTGTGGCAACAGGGAAGTGGTTACTAACACTTAAGAAGGATGAAAATCTCGCAAACTATCTTGCTACCACAGCCATAAAATGGAGGTTTAATTTATCAAGAGCGCCATGGTGGGGAGGTTTGTTTGAAAGATTAATAGGGATAATGAAGAAAAGTTTGTCAAAAACAATTGGGAAAGGCATCCTAAACTTCTTTGAATTGGAAGAAGTATTGCTGGATGTGGAATGCGTTATGAACAATAGACCACTTTGTTATCAAGGTGACCAATTCGATAAGCAAGTATTAACACCAAATGTATTAATGAGGGGTAGACCGGCAGTTTTGCTTGAAGAAGATATCGATTTAATAACAAGGGATGATTGCGCATTACGGAGAATCAAGTTTGTGAAAAGTTGTAAGAATCACTTAAGGAAAAGATGGATGAACGAGTACGTGCACGCAATGGAAGAACGACAACAAGCAAGGGAAAAGAGAGGTAACGTGAAACTCCCAGAGGTCGGAAGTATGGTACTCATAAAAGACGATGTGAAGGACAAGGCTCTTCTCAACATTGGTCGAATTGAAAACAACATTAAGGGGAAGGATGGAGTTATTCGTGGCTTTAAAATACGTCTTGGAAATGGTTATGTAATTGAACGACCAATTCAGTTGGTGTGCGACTTGGAAATGGGGTGTGGGGCAGAAAGCGGAATCGAATCGGAAGAGAATTTAGAAACCAAGGCCGAAGAGGATACCTTGAAAAGAGAACCAAGACAGGCGAAATTAAATGCACGACAAATAATCAGTTCCATCATGGAAGACGAGATGGCTGATTAA